Proteins encoded together in one Anaerobaca lacustris window:
- a CDS encoding L-rhamnose/proton symporter RhaT, whose amino-acid sequence MVALGVLLHAIGGFAAGSFYIPFKKVRNWAWESYWLVGGVFSWVIVPWVAVLLTSPRIFDAFRA is encoded by the coding sequence ATGGTTGCACTGGGCGTTCTGCTGCATGCGATCGGTGGTTTCGCAGCCGGCAGCTTTTACATTCCCTTCAAGAAGGTGCGCAACTGGGCCTGGGAGAGCTACTGGCTCGTCGGCGGCGTCTTCAGTTGGGTTATTGTGCCATGGGTTGCCGTCCTGCTGACGAGTCCCCGTATCTTCGATGCGTTCCGTGC